A single Anopheles maculipalpis chromosome 3RL, idAnoMacuDA_375_x, whole genome shotgun sequence DNA region contains:
- the LOC126565622 gene encoding ejaculatory bulb-specific protein 3-like, translated as MKFFVVVALALVAVVAAQDKYTTKYDGVDLDEILKSDRLFNNYYKCLLDQGRCTPDGNELKRILPDALKTDCAKCSEKQKTGTEKVINYLIDNRKDQWENLQKKYDPENIYVNKYRDEAKKKGINL; from the coding sequence ATGAAATTCTTCGTCGTTGTCGCTCTGGCCCTGGTTGCCGTCGTTGCCGCCCAGGACAAGTACACCACCAAGTACGATGGTGTCGATCTGGATGAGATCCTTAAGTCGGACCGTCTGTTCAACAACTACTACAAGTGTCTCCTGGATCAGGGCCGCTGCACCCCGGACGGTAACGAGCTGAAGCGCATCCTGCCGGACGCCCTCAAGACCGACTGTGCTAAGTGCAGTGAGAAGCAGAAGACCGGCACGGAGAAGGTGATCAACTATCTGATTGATAACCGCAAGGATCAGTGGGAAAATCTGCAGAAGAAGTACGATCCGGAGAACATCTACGTCAACAAGTACCGTGatgaagccaagaagaagggcATCAACCTGTAA
- the LOC126565486 gene encoding ejaculatory bulb-specific protein 3-like produces the protein MAHYQTLLLFVTTIVGVLIAETYVTKYDNIDLEEIFNSKRLMDNYMNCLKDVGPCTPDGRELKDNLPDALMSDCAKCSEKQRVGSDKVIKFIIANRPDDFAILEQLYDPTGEYRRKYMQSDALAEHVGHHQEDNASGDGDIETADAHATDHKAVPSSSQDHDHAEGQTDANENMN, from the exons ATGGCGCACTATCAAACTCTTCTTCTCTTTGTCACCACAATAGTCGGTGTATTAATAGCCGAAACCTATGTGACCAAGTACGATAACATCGATCTAGAGGAAATTTTCAACAGCAAACGGTTAATGGATAACTACATGAACTGCTTGAAAGATGTTGGACCCTGTACACCCGATGGTCGAGAGCTGAAAG ATAACCTTCCCGATGCGCTGATGAGCGATTGTGCAAAATGCTCCGAAAAGCAGCGCGTCGGTTCGGACAAGGTGATCAAGTTCATCATCGCCAACCGGCCGGACGATTTCGCGATCCTCGAGCAGCTGTACGATCCGACCGGCGAGTACCGACGGAAGTACATGCAGTCGGACGCACTGGCCGAACACGTGGGCCACCACCAGGAAGATAACGCAAGCGGCGACGGAGACATTGAGACAGCCGATGCCCACGCAACCGACCATAAAGCGGTACCATCATCGTCTCAAGATCATGATCACGCCGAAGGACAAACGGATGCGAATGAAAACATGAACTGA